A window from bacterium encodes these proteins:
- a CDS encoding OmpA family protein produces MKKTLVLLLSTAMLVSGIGCGWSKKAQYGTAGAAGGAVVGGAIGKAAGNTVLGAILGAAIGGAAGVYIGNYMDKQAAEIKQDIAGARVERVGEGIRITFDSGILFDVNKAELKPVSKENIAKLAAILQKYPDTVILLEGHTDATGSAEYNLELSRLRAQSVSNYLASLSVDPSRFTIMGYGKDQPIADNSTEVGRAANRRVEIAIMANEKLKKAAQANAG; encoded by the coding sequence ATGAAGAAGACTCTCGTGTTGTTGTTGAGCACCGCCATGCTCGTGAGTGGAATTGGCTGTGGTTGGAGCAAGAAGGCGCAGTATGGCACTGCCGGTGCCGCCGGCGGTGCGGTGGTGGGTGGCGCGATCGGCAAGGCGGCCGGCAACACCGTGTTGGGCGCGATCTTGGGCGCGGCCATCGGCGGCGCGGCCGGCGTCTATATCGGCAACTATATGGACAAACAGGCCGCGGAAATCAAGCAGGACATTGCCGGCGCCCGCGTCGAGCGCGTGGGCGAGGGCATCCGCATCACTTTCGATTCCGGCATCCTGTTCGATGTCAACAAAGCCGAACTCAAGCCGGTGAGCAAAGAGAACATCGCGAAGCTCGCCGCTATTTTGCAGAAGTATCCGGACACGGTGATTTTGCTGGAAGGCCACACCGACGCCACCGGCTCGGCGGAGTACAATCTCGAATTGTCACGGCTGCGCGCCCAGTCAGTGTCCAACTATCTCGCCTCGCTCAGCGTCGATCCGTCGCGCTTTACCATCATGGGCTATGGCAAGGATCAGCCCATCGCCGACAATTCCACCGAGGTGGGCCGGGCCGCCAACCGCCGCGTGGAAATCGCCATCATGGCCAATGAGAAACTGAAGAAAGCCGCGCAAGCCAATGCCGGCTGA
- a CDS encoding porin family protein, whose protein sequence is MKHPVGWIAAALLGAGIIALSLPVAARAQNGQAGLHFMVGIPQGDFADNVDNPGFGLSGHIGYAPQANPYFVGVEVGYMIYGDNTRTVPFSSTIPDVIVDVNTTNNILTAHALLRLQSNVGTLRPYAEGAFGLNYLFTRTTIQNRGFLNAEVASTTNQDDAALSYGGGGGVMLRVHESTKLGRTKEVLIDLRLRYLAGGEAEYLNEGSIRQENGRIVYDVRRSKTDLFTIQVGAIFRF, encoded by the coding sequence ATGAAACATCCTGTTGGCTGGATTGCCGCTGCCCTGCTGGGCGCCGGCATCATCGCACTCTCGTTACCGGTCGCGGCGCGCGCGCAAAACGGCCAAGCCGGGCTGCACTTCATGGTTGGCATTCCCCAGGGCGATTTTGCCGATAATGTCGACAACCCGGGCTTTGGCCTTTCCGGCCACATCGGCTATGCGCCGCAAGCCAATCCCTACTTTGTGGGCGTGGAAGTGGGCTACATGATCTATGGCGACAACACCCGCACGGTGCCCTTCAGCTCAACCATTCCCGATGTCATCGTTGATGTCAACACCACCAACAACATTTTGACCGCACATGCGCTGCTGCGGCTGCAATCGAATGTCGGCACGCTGCGGCCTTATGCCGAGGGCGCTTTCGGTTTGAATTATTTGTTCACGCGCACGACGATTCAAAATCGCGGTTTTCTCAATGCCGAAGTGGCCAGCACCACCAACCAGGATGATGCCGCCCTAAGCTACGGCGGCGGCGGCGGCGTGATGCTGCGCGTGCACGAGTCCACCAAACTCGGCCGCACCAAGGAAGTGTTGATCGACTTGCGGCTGCGCTACCTGGCCGGCGGCGAGGCGGAATATCTCAACGAAGGTTCGATTCGGCAGGAGAACGGCAGGATTGTTTATGATGTCAGGCGCTCCAAAACGGATCTGTTCACCATTCAAGTGGGCGCCATCTTTCGCTTCTGA
- a CDS encoding Smr/MutS family protein produces the protein MKEADPVEMPIDGVLDLHTFRPAEVKNLVSDYLAACRENGILQVRLIHGKGMGALRETVHAILRRLPEVISFQLADESGGGWGATVVQLRGMSSSSTPKPGSENPT, from the coding sequence ATGAAAGAAGCAGACCCGGTTGAAATGCCGATCGACGGCGTGCTTGATTTGCACACCTTCCGTCCGGCCGAGGTGAAGAACCTCGTGTCCGACTATCTTGCTGCCTGCCGGGAAAACGGGATTCTGCAAGTGCGCCTCATCCACGGCAAAGGCATGGGCGCGCTGCGCGAAACCGTGCATGCGATTTTGAGAAGACTTCCGGAAGTTATCTCATTTCAACTGGCAGATGAGAGCGGCGGCGGCTGGGGCGCGACGGTTGTGCAATTGCGGGGAATGTCCTCATCTTCTACACCCAAACCGGGCAGTGAAAATCCCACCTAA
- a CDS encoding (Fe-S)-binding protein produces MTFALWEKALLAVLILVAVALFVRDFSRKLNQIRAGVSDRVRTDRPGSRLWRTLKEVFFHTRVIGPRPVVGVMHLAVFLGFVIFGAETADHFLKGFGLPFLQVILGEQVATFKTLVAVMAVLVTAGITGLAFRRFVLVKISPDPRSWSSGLVALLIVILMLTYLNSFQAEPVLAKANWWAHTLTILIFPLLILRSKHLHLILSPFDIFFRTHHLGDYLPLNLDMDKLAETDEVKLGLETVADVPWKMRLDFLTCVECKRCTEQCPAWNSGQELNPRGFILAGRRALALAPDSPVIGSIITETELGQCTSCGACENICPVGIEHLQLLLGAKRAQALALGTGMVATEFLEKVEQYGNPLAARKEVRAHLLRELDLPIYEKGKTEYLLWLGCVWSYNTDMRASVAAMAKILKQAQVSFGVLAEESCSGHHSRRQGEEMQFQTLARENIEACEQNGVQKMISPCPHCLHTFRREYPTLKPDFSVATVHHSEFITGLLAAGKLKMRQPTANGKTLTYHDPCYLGRYEKVYAAPRTVIAQAGFQLAELPRHGERSLCCGGGNAGFAREQKVVKRVDQTRKEEIAASGAKILVTACPECKMMLNAAVEETKDLAELVAENL; encoded by the coding sequence ATGACATTCGCGCTATGGGAAAAGGCCCTGCTGGCGGTTTTGATTCTGGTGGCAGTGGCTCTGTTTGTCAGGGATTTCTCCCGCAAGCTCAACCAGATTCGCGCCGGTGTCTCCGACCGGGTGCGCACCGACCGTCCCGGCAGCCGGCTCTGGCGCACGCTCAAGGAAGTCTTCTTCCACACGCGCGTCATCGGACCGCGGCCGGTGGTCGGCGTCATGCACCTCGCGGTGTTTCTCGGCTTCGTCATTTTTGGCGCCGAGACGGCCGATCACTTTCTCAAAGGCTTCGGCCTGCCGTTTCTCCAAGTCATTCTCGGTGAGCAGGTCGCGACCTTCAAGACCCTGGTCGCGGTGATGGCGGTGCTGGTCACCGCCGGCATTACCGGGCTGGCCTTCCGCCGGTTTGTGCTGGTGAAGATTTCGCCGGATCCGCGCTCGTGGAGCTCGGGCCTGGTTGCCCTGTTGATCGTGATTTTGATGCTCACCTACCTCAACAGCTTTCAAGCGGAGCCGGTGCTGGCCAAGGCGAATTGGTGGGCGCACACGCTGACCATCCTGATCTTTCCGCTGCTCATCCTGCGTTCCAAACACCTGCATCTGATTCTATCGCCCTTCGACATTTTCTTTCGCACGCACCACCTGGGCGACTATCTGCCGCTCAATCTCGACATGGACAAGCTCGCCGAAACCGATGAAGTCAAGCTCGGGCTGGAGACGGTCGCGGACGTGCCGTGGAAGATGCGGCTGGATTTTCTCACCTGCGTGGAATGCAAGCGCTGCACCGAACAATGCCCGGCCTGGAACAGCGGCCAGGAGCTGAATCCGCGCGGCTTCATTCTCGCCGGCCGGCGCGCGCTGGCGCTGGCGCCGGATTCGCCGGTCATCGGCAGCATCATCACTGAAACCGAACTGGGGCAATGCACCAGTTGCGGCGCCTGCGAGAACATCTGTCCGGTCGGCATCGAGCATCTGCAGTTGTTGCTCGGCGCCAAGCGCGCGCAGGCACTCGCGCTCGGCACCGGCATGGTGGCCACCGAGTTTCTCGAAAAAGTGGAGCAGTACGGCAACCCGCTGGCGGCGCGCAAAGAAGTGCGCGCCCATCTGCTGCGCGAGCTGGATCTGCCGATCTATGAAAAAGGAAAAACCGAATACCTGCTCTGGCTCGGTTGCGTTTGGTCCTACAACACCGACATGCGCGCGAGCGTGGCGGCGATGGCGAAAATCCTGAAGCAGGCGCAAGTCAGCTTCGGCGTGCTGGCGGAGGAATCCTGCAGCGGCCATCACTCGCGCCGGCAGGGCGAGGAGATGCAGTTTCAAACGCTGGCGCGCGAAAACATCGAGGCCTGCGAGCAAAACGGCGTGCAAAAAATGATCTCGCCCTGCCCGCATTGCCTGCACACGTTTCGGCGCGAGTATCCGACGCTCAAACCGGATTTCAGCGTGGCGACGGTGCATCACTCCGAGTTTATCACCGGCTTGCTGGCTGCCGGCAAGTTGAAGATGCGGCAGCCCACCGCCAACGGCAAGACGCTGACCTATCACGATCCCTGTTATCTCGGACGCTATGAAAAAGTCTACGCTGCGCCGCGCACCGTCATTGCACAAGCCGGATTCCAACTCGCCGAACTGCCGCGCCACGGCGAGCGCTCGCTGTGCTGCGGCGGCGGCAACGCCGGTTTTGCCCGCGAGCAAAAAGTGGTCAAGCGCGTCGATCAAACGCGCAAGGAAGAAATCGCTGCCTCGGGCGCGAAGATTCTCGTCACCGCTTGCCCGGAATGCAAAATGATGCTCAACGCGGCGGTGGAAGAGACGAAGGATTTGGCGGAATTGGTGGCGGAAAACTTGTAG
- a CDS encoding rhomboid family intramembrane serine protease — MIPLKDDNPRTAFPLVNTLLIIANVLVFIHQFTLSQVDGQAFIDTYGAIPRIIMQGEKMEGLLTSMFLHGGFFHLFGNLLYLFIFGDNIENLLGSLRYLFFYVLCGAGAALAHILTQPDSAIPMVGASGAISGVLGAYAVSFPRARVLVLLPIIFIATFRVPAFLVLGQWFVLQIFAGLSTIGGAAEGGGVAWFAHIGGFIIGIILLRLFKPQKRNSDIEVFYR; from the coding sequence ATGATTCCACTCAAAGATGACAATCCCCGCACGGCCTTCCCGCTCGTCAATACTCTGTTGATCATCGCCAATGTTCTCGTGTTCATCCACCAGTTCACGTTGTCGCAGGTTGACGGCCAGGCTTTCATCGACACCTACGGCGCCATCCCTCGAATCATCATGCAGGGCGAGAAGATGGAAGGCCTGCTCACCTCCATGTTTCTGCACGGCGGCTTCTTTCATCTGTTCGGCAACCTGCTCTACTTGTTCATTTTCGGCGACAACATCGAGAACCTGCTCGGCTCGCTGCGTTACCTGTTTTTCTATGTGCTCTGCGGCGCGGGCGCGGCCCTGGCGCACATTTTGACCCAGCCCGATTCCGCCATTCCCATGGTCGGCGCCAGCGGCGCGATTTCCGGCGTGCTGGGGGCCTATGCCGTCAGCTTTCCGCGCGCGCGGGTGCTGGTGCTGCTGCCGATCATTTTCATTGCCACCTTTCGCGTGCCCGCGTTTTTGGTGCTGGGGCAATGGTTCGTGCTGCAGATCTTTGCCGGCCTTTCCACTATCGGCGGCGCTGCGGAAGGCGGCGGCGTGGCATGGTTCGCCCACATCGGCGGTTTTATCATCGGCATCATCCTGCTGCGCCTTTTCAAACCCCAAAAGCGGAATTCGGATATCGAAGTCTTCTATCGCTGA
- a CDS encoding DUF423 domain-containing protein yields the protein MAKLWLLLAAVFGFLSVALGAFGAHALKATLDAYGRGIYEKAVQYQMFHTAALLLVGLLQGQHPTLSLQPAGWGFVLGMLLFSGSLYLLAVTGARWLGAVTPLGGLAFLFGWLWLAYAVWKNQ from the coding sequence ATGGCAAAACTATGGTTGTTGCTCGCGGCTGTTTTTGGTTTTCTCAGCGTCGCGTTGGGAGCCTTTGGCGCCCACGCGCTGAAAGCGACGCTGGATGCGTACGGCCGGGGCATCTATGAAAAGGCGGTGCAGTATCAAATGTTTCACACCGCGGCTCTGTTGCTGGTCGGTTTGCTGCAAGGCCAGCATCCCACGCTTTCGTTGCAGCCCGCGGGCTGGGGCTTCGTGCTCGGCATGCTGCTGTTCTCCGGCAGCTTGTACTTGTTGGCAGTGACCGGCGCGCGATGGCTGGGCGCGGTCACGCCGCTCGGCGGATTGGCGTTCTTGTTCGGCTGGCTGTGGCTGGCGTATGCGGTGTGGAAAAATCAGTGA
- a CDS encoding hemolysin family protein, producing MAIEILVIFLLILLNGVFAMSETALVSARKLRLEQWAEEGNERASAALELANDPNRFLSTVQVGITLIGTIAGVFGGATLANELQQALAAMPWLQHHSESAALALVVLGITLASLILGELVPKRVALHSPERIAAAMAYTMRRLSVIASPAVRLLSFSTDAVLRLFRIKPSTEPPVTEEEVLAMIDQGAEAGVFEEAEHHILDRVFRLGDRRVSTLMTSRSDIVWLDPDDSIEEMRNRIVSSGFSRFPICQGNLDNLLGVVRVKDLMASVLSGQPPDLRTVMRKPLFVHEKMRVLRVLELFRTSRTHLAIAIDEYGEIQGLLTLNDILEAIVGDVPNLGMAAQPQVVQREDGSWLVDGFIPIDEFKQLFELSDLPGEERGDYETLGGFIMVHMERIPNPGEYFEWEGLRFEVIDMDGNRVDKVLIKALPLAPAEPKRA from the coding sequence ATGGCAATTGAAATACTCGTCATTTTCTTGTTGATTCTGCTGAATGGCGTCTTTGCGATGTCGGAGACCGCGCTGGTTTCGGCGCGCAAGCTGCGCCTGGAGCAGTGGGCGGAGGAGGGCAACGAACGCGCGTCCGCGGCGCTGGAGCTGGCCAACGACCCCAATCGTTTTCTCTCCACGGTGCAGGTGGGCATTACGTTGATCGGGACAATTGCCGGCGTCTTCGGCGGCGCCACCCTCGCCAACGAACTGCAGCAGGCGCTGGCCGCGATGCCCTGGCTGCAGCACCACAGCGAATCCGCGGCCCTAGCCCTGGTCGTGTTGGGGATCACGCTGGCCTCGCTCATTCTTGGCGAGCTGGTGCCCAAACGCGTGGCGCTGCATTCGCCCGAGCGCATCGCCGCGGCCATGGCCTACACGATGCGGCGCTTGTCGGTGATCGCCTCCCCGGCGGTCCGCCTGCTGAGCTTCTCGACCGATGCGGTGTTGCGGCTGTTTCGCATCAAACCCTCCACGGAACCGCCGGTGACGGAAGAAGAGGTGCTGGCGATGATCGATCAGGGCGCGGAAGCCGGCGTGTTCGAAGAAGCCGAGCACCACATTCTCGACCGCGTCTTTCGCCTGGGCGACCGCCGCGTCAGCACGCTGATGACTTCCCGCAGCGATATCGTGTGGCTCGATCCGGATGATTCCATCGAAGAAATGCGCAACCGCATCGTGAGCAGCGGTTTCTCCCGCTTCCCCATTTGCCAGGGCAATTTGGACAATCTGCTCGGCGTGGTGCGGGTGAAGGATTTGATGGCCAGCGTGCTGAGCGGCCAACCGCCCGATCTGCGCACCGTCATGCGCAAACCGCTGTTCGTGCACGAAAAAATGCGCGTCCTGCGCGTGCTCGAGCTGTTCCGCACCTCCCGCACCCACCTGGCGATCGCCATCGATGAATACGGCGAGATTCAGGGATTGCTCACTTTGAATGACATTCTCGAAGCGATCGTCGGCGACGTGCCCAATCTCGGCATGGCGGCGCAACCCCAGGTGGTGCAGCGTGAAGACGGCTCCTGGCTGGTGGACGGCTTCATCCCCATCGATGAATTCAAACAGCTTTTCGAATTGTCGGATCTGCCCGGCGAGGAGCGCGGGGATTACGAGACCCTGGGCGGGTTCATCATGGTGCACATGGAGCGCATTCCCAACCCCGGCGAGTATTTCGAATGGGAGGGCCTGCGCTTCGAAGTGATCGATATGGACGGTAACCGCGTTGACAAGGTCCTGATCAAGGCCCTGCCGCTGGCGCCGGCCGAGCCCAAGCGTGCTTGA
- a CDS encoding sodium-dependent bicarbonate transport family permease: protein MAENLLDPITLFFLLGILAGVLKSDLRLPDAIYDLLSIYLLLAIGLKGGVQLASTNAATRVFPPVLGTLLLGIIIPVVAFAILRFVGKFARPDAAAVAAHYGSVSAVTFAVVLAYLDQLAVPYEGIMALLLVVLEIPAIIVGILLARLGRAQGRVPYGPLAHEVLMNKSVYLLLGGLAIGWIAGPEGVAPLKFAFVDGFKGALAFFLLEMGIVAAQRLADLRRVGLFLLIFGILMPLISGALGAVAGRLAGLSHGGTAVLATMAASSSYIAAPAAMRIAVPEANPTLYLTASLGITFPFNLTLGIPIYFEMARLVHSL, encoded by the coding sequence ATGGCCGAAAACCTGCTGGATCCCATCACGCTGTTCTTCCTGCTCGGCATCCTGGCCGGCGTCTTGAAATCCGATCTACGACTGCCGGACGCGATCTATGACTTGCTCAGCATCTACTTGCTGCTGGCCATCGGCCTCAAAGGCGGCGTGCAATTGGCGAGCACCAACGCCGCCACGCGCGTGTTTCCGCCGGTGCTCGGCACGTTGCTGCTCGGTATCATCATTCCGGTTGTCGCCTTTGCGATTCTCCGCTTCGTGGGAAAATTCGCCCGCCCGGACGCCGCCGCGGTGGCCGCGCATTACGGTTCGGTGAGCGCGGTGACCTTCGCAGTGGTGCTGGCTTATCTCGATCAACTGGCGGTGCCCTATGAAGGCATCATGGCGCTGCTGCTGGTGGTGCTTGAAATTCCCGCGATCATCGTCGGCATTCTGCTGGCGCGTCTGGGACGGGCGCAAGGGCGCGTGCCCTACGGCCCGCTGGCGCACGAAGTGTTGATGAACAAGAGCGTGTATTTGCTGCTGGGCGGACTGGCCATCGGCTGGATCGCCGGGCCGGAAGGTGTGGCGCCGCTCAAGTTTGCCTTTGTTGACGGTTTCAAAGGCGCGCTGGCGTTCTTTCTATTGGAAATGGGGATCGTGGCGGCGCAGCGCCTGGCCGATCTGCGGCGCGTCGGTCTCTTCCTTCTGATTTTTGGCATCCTCATGCCGCTCATCTCCGGCGCGCTGGGCGCCGTTGCCGGCCGCCTGGCCGGCCTGTCGCACGGCGGCACCGCAGTGCTGGCCACCATGGCAGCCAGCTCCTCCTACATTGCGGCCCCGGCCGCCATGCGCATTGCCGTGCCCGAGGCCAATCCGACTTTGTACTTGACCGCCTCGCTCGGCATTACCTTCCCCTTCAATTTGACCCTCGGCATCCCGATTTACTTCGAAATGGCGCGCCTGGTGCACAGCCTTTGA